In Nomia melanderi isolate GNS246 chromosome 4, iyNomMela1, whole genome shotgun sequence, the following are encoded in one genomic region:
- the Nup98-96 gene encoding nuclear pore complex protein Nup98-96 isoform X1: MPSMFGQSGNTSFSGFNTAQQTSPFGQSAFGKPIATTSFGSGATPVFGSSNTSLFSSKPSGSTAGGLFSNTTTPPAFTQPSFGGFGTTNTNTNLFGSQQNASTSLFGANTATSAFGQSNKSAGFSFGATSGTNLFGQPQQTTPQATPFGQSNSTGNTNLFGATPGFGSTNNTNTGVIGTVVKFNPVVTTDSMSKNGISHTISAKHCCIAAMKEYESKSYEELRFEDYSVGRKGPSTGLFGTPAQPSPFVNAGAGTSTATTGFGGMSGGFGTTTQSGTSGLFGKPMTSFGTPSTTTTNSFAFNSTPSTNLFGSNNQAKPFGTAAPTPLFATSNTNQTAGTGFGGLNTAQNTTFGSTFGATQPNQSIGLFNQNKSAFNVPSTSSSTGFTSFGQTPSGNAGTTLFGTKSAGTTGFGTAPTFGVTTASTFGITTGFTAGQNSGTSLFNTCFKPAGQTSGFSFGSTSAPSAGLGTNTGLTLGSGSTLFGQQKPGSLFGNTGNNTTFNSSSSFGSSTFGTNSNVGTGMGMGLLGAGASNNQAKSSGTVPVHQQILALVSAPFGDSPLLKNLLPASGKTEELLKPANAPSKIMNGVQYKVTADNKSPKIKAKVVTPAQLSKKSMFEGLEEEDPLSEAFQPRPNAKRLVLRPKSMANSIVSSPTENLQATGKNSQSPEKGEGKTNGTDTDTVENRTIEAIDKENHSQDNNRQLANDRRSSSSWLKTSLPRNSTTKHLEEESFDGQRSPHSSLNASPDEMMNNTVTELRPYAGVNSPKQMHTETNNSVDTPVKNSSAADKSCTDAVTRNTDSSQELDDTSFWTLQSPDWKTNAAKVTLKRAGYYTIPPLDKLEDYVCGETCVVPNFTVGRENYGNVYFSDSFDIYGLNLDEIVHFRHKEVIIYPDDEKKPPVGHGLNRKAQVTLDRVWPHDKSLHKPITDPHRLAAMDYEEKLRRVSAKHDTRFLEYRPETGSWVFKVDHFSKYGLSDSDEDDSGNVPTAIDLKRFKLSESFQKKAAATKLKQSYRPEKKISSSSSTVANGASNESKIENTVSPTSDNARILGTDSHKLQLMKASFFDGSDEEMNDICEQESALLVSGQKSSVVRCYIDSFETLDEEQRQKMTYSPILRSNLTIHRTPSTVYEESIFPKTDSKLKPSMDIVTAKSSIYGRQFPDPVVIPVTAILKWHSEVVPLSKSIINKLQSRCVADAGIHMGRMFKPSWGRGLTLLTLSTRGQADGVPLHSSFEQIGSYVGGRIPEDPTSVAIVQRIQILGGSGTDEDRVEIFKYFSAFTLKRSVEGHLKIQLSHRIMDQEGDCPIFLVDTDINKASMALHAHCSLAEEFADQFAADSFAAYVANVWKLCVALWGTLPDVNVLTVNAADHNIVIARREAIGEWFRSVIQRGLDGLEGEKTMISNEERMLDLLSAAELQGACELAREAGDHCLALLMAQLRSGMPTKTLIKQQIALWQDSGVDENISTDRLKLFALVAGEPLISSKHGLINVCENLDWKRALAVHLWYLSSPVASIRDILELYEASFDATKTTDAYAAAPIPEYRGAVDYELEANNGQSIYDLCYHLLKLFCIGNHTLGNLLNPATHTADPLDYRLSWLMQQVLLALGYSHLAEHVAALTHINFATQLEAYGLWHWAIFVMLHLKDTGKRKAAVKNLLQRHVEIDHIRDYIERETFLREELGIPSVWIHEAKAVKSYVAKRYGEAASYFIQAEQWNTAHEIIIEHLAADAIINENYEYLRELLSPLIPSECSSTISGWSYQGELLWDYMEIAMDIESLLRGADPREISYKLELLKPRLTCLCLKINQFPCPTAKHRLCQAEIAKRTLHLGKSLLQANENRSTVILQLVSQLPLPEDYAQQELRPIVIMRVNEIISQAV; this comes from the exons ATGCCAAGCATGTTCGGGCAATCTGGAAATACATCGTTCA GTGGTTTCAATACAGCGCAACAAACGAGTCCATTCGGACAATCCGCGTTTGGCAAACCGATCGCGACAACGAGTTTCGGCAGTGGTGCAACACCAGTTTTTGGTAGCAGTAACACTTCTTTGTTCAGTTCAAAGCCTTCGGGTTCTACCGCGGGTGGTCTGTTCAGTAACACTACGACTCCACCTGCATTTACTCAACCATCTTTTGGAG GTTTCGGGACAACCAATACAAACACCAATTTATTTGGCAGTCAACAAAATGCTAGTACAAGTTTATTCGGAGCAAATACAGCTACCTCGGCATTTGGACAGTCAAACAAATCGGCCGGATTTAGCTTTGGCGCGACATCGGGAACAAATTTATTTGGACAACCTCAACAGACGACTCCGCAGGCTACACCTTTTGGACAAAGTAACAGCACCGGAAATACCAATTTATTCGGTGCAACGCCCG GTTTCGGCAGTACAAACAACACCAACACCGGGGTTATCGGCACAGTTGTTAAATTTAATCCTGTTGTTACTACTGACTCTATGTCGAAGAACGGTATATCTCATACCATATCAGCGAAGCACTGTTGCATAGCGGCAATGAAGGAGTACGAATCGAAATCGTATGAGGAATTACGTTTCGAGGACTATTCTGTGGGACGAAAAG GACCCAGTACAGGACTATTCGGTACACCCGCGCAGCCTTCACCTTTTGTCAATGCAGGGGCAGGTACTAGTACTGCGACGACGG GCTTCGGTGGAATGAGCGGGGGTTTCGGAACCACCACACAATCTGGAACGAGTGGTCTTTTCGGAAAGCCTATGACAAGCTTCGGAACACCATCGACAACAACTACGAATAGCTTCGCGTTCAATTCTACTCCGAGCACAAATTTGTTCGGCAGTAACAATCAGGCGAAACCGTTTGGCA CAGCAGCACCAACGCCACTCTTTGCGACCAGCAATACCAACCAAACTGCTGGTACAGGCTTCGGTGGCCTTAATACAGCTCAGAATACTACGTTTGGATCTACGTTCGGAGCGACACAACCGAATCAG AGTATTGGTTTATTTAATCAGAATAAATCGGCTTTCAATGTGCCGTCCACGTCATCCAGTACCGGGTTCACCAGCTTTGGTCAAACACCATCCGGCAATGCGGGCACAACCTTATTCGGTACTAAATCTGCTGGAACAACAGGTTTCGGAACGGCACCCACTTTTGGTGTGACTACAGCATCGACTTTTGGAATTACAACAGGTTTCACTGCTGGCCAAAACTCTGGTACTTCATTGTTTAATACATGTTTTAAACCTGCAGGACAGACGTCTGGATTCTCTTTTGGTTCTACCTCCGCGCCCTCAGCCGGACTGG GTACGAATACGGGTTTGACACTGGGTAGTGGTTCCACTTTGTTTGGACAACAAAAGCCTGGAAGTTTATTCGGTAATACCGGCAACAACACGACATTCAATTCTTCGTCATCGTTCGGATCGTCGACCTTTGGAACTAATTCGAACGTGGGAACTGGCATGGGAATGGGTTTACTCGGTGCCGG CGCGTCGAACAATCAAGCGAAAAGCTCTGGAACCGTGCCGGTACACCAGCAGATTTTAGCACTAGTATCCGCACCATTCGGGGATTCGCCAttattgaaaaatctcttgCCG GCTTCCGGCAAAACCGAAGAGTTATTGAAACCTGCGAATGCCCCTTCTAAAATAATGAATGGCGTACAGTACAAAGTCACGGCGGACAACAAGTCTCCGAAAATCAAAGCTAAAGTAGTTACACCGGCACAATTGTCAAAG aaatcCATGTTCGAAGGCCTCGAAGAGGAGGATCCTCTCTCGGAAGCATTTCAGCCTCGTCCAAATGCAAAGCGTTTAGTATTGCGTCCTAAATCCATGGCGAACTCGATTGTGTCGTCGCCGACTGAAAATTTACAAGCCACCGGAAAGAATTCGCAGTCCCCTGAAAAGGGGGAGGGCAAGACGAATGGAACGGATACGGATACCGTTGAAAATAGAACTATCGAAGCTATAGACAAGGAAAATCATAGTCAAGATAACAACCGGCAGTTGGCGAACGATCGAAGATCATCCTCGTCTTG GTTGAAAACGAGCCTTCCACGGAACTCGACGACCAAACATTTGGAAGAAGAGTCATTCGACGGGCAGCGTTCGCCACATTCGTCGTTGAACGCATCTCCAGACGAAATGATGAATAACACTGTAACCGAATTAAGACCGTATGCCGGCGTTAATTCGCCGAAGCAGATGCACACCGAAACCAATAATTCTGTGGATACGCCGGTAAAGAATTCCTCTGCAGCCGACAAATCCTGTACAGACGCTGTAACTCGGAATACCG ATTCGAGTCAAGAATTGGACGATACTTCCTTTTGGACGTTACAAAGTCCAGATTGGAAAACGAACGCGGCAAAAGTAACGCTGAAACGTGCCGGTTATTACACTATTCCGCCATTGGACAAATTAGAGGATTATGTTTGCGGAGAAACGTGTGTCGTGCCAAATTTTACGGTTGGACGGGAAAATTACGGAAACGTCTATTTTTCTGATTCGTTCGATATTTATGGCCTCAATTTAGATGAAATCG TACATTTTCGACACAAAGAGGTCATCATTTATCCGGATGACGAGAAGAAACCACCAGTCGGACATGGATTAAATCGTAAGGCGCAAGTTACTTTGGACAGAGTGTGGCCGCACGATAAATCTCTGCACAAACCCATCACCGACCCCCACCGACTCGCGGCAATGGATTACGAAGAAAAATTGCGAAGAGTATCCGCGAAACACGATACCAGATTTCTCGAGTATCGCCCTGAGACTGGTTCATGGGTGTTCAAG GTCgaccatttttcaaaatatggCCTGAGCGATTCGGACGAAGACGACAGTGGTAACGTGCCTACCGCCATTGACCTGAAAAGGTTTAAATTGTCCGAGTCGTTCCAAAAAAAGGCGGCTGCGACTAAATTAAAACAGTCGTATCGTCCG GAGAAGAAAattagcagcagcagcagcaccgtTGCCAATGGTGCGAGCAACGAGTCGAAGATTGAGAACACGGTAAGTCCAACGAGCGACAACGCTCGGATCTTGGGTACGGATAGTCATAAATTGCAACTGATGAAGGCCAGTTTCTTCGACGGCAGCGACGAAGAGATGAATGACATCTGCGAACAAG AATCAGCCTTACTCGTTTCTGGTCAAAAAAGTTCCGTCGTACGATGTTACATCGACAGTTTTGAAACTCTGGACGAGGAACAGAGACAGAAAATGACTTACAGTCCAATCTTGCGGTCAAACTTGACGATTCATCGTACTCCATCTACCGTTTACGAAGAGTCGATATTTCCGAAAACAG ATAGTAAATTGAAACCATCGATGGACATCGTCACCGCAAAGTCGTCCATCTACGGTAGACAGTTTCCAGATCCTGTTGTGATTCCGGTAACCGCGATTCTGAAATGGCATTCCGAAGTAGTTCCGTTGTCGAAATCGATTATAAACAAATTGCAGTCCCGCTGTGTTGCCGATGCTG GTATACACATGGGAAGAATGTTTAAACCAAGCTGGGGACGCGGCTTAACGCTGCTGACACTGAGCACGCGAGGACAAGCCGACGGTGTACCGCTACACAGTTCGTTCGAACAGATCGGTTCATACGTGGGCGGTCGTATTCCGGAAGACCCGACGTCTGTCGCAATCGTTCAACGTATACAAATCTTGGGTGGTAGCGGAACCGACGAGGATCgcgttgaaatattcaaa TATTTCTCTGCTTTCACGTTGAAGAGAAGCGTAGAAGGTCATCTAAAGATCCAGCTGTCGCACCGCATCATGGATCAGGAGGGGGATTGTCCAATTTTCCTCGTGGACACGGACATTAACAAAGCGAGCATGGCTTTACACGCGCACTGTAGTTTGGCGGAAGAATTCGCCGACCAGTTTGCCGCCGACAGTTTCGCGGCATACGTAGCCAACGTCTGGAAACTCTGCGTGGCTCTATGGGGAACTCTACCCGATGTAAACGTTCTTACCG TAAACGCGGCTGACCACAATATCGTAATAGCCCGACGGGAAGCCATTGGAGAGTGGTTCAGGAGTGTTATACAGAGGGGATTGGACGGATTAGAAGGAGAGAAAACAATGATCAGCAACGAAGAGAGGATGCTGGATCTGCTGTCTG CTGCCGAACTGCAAGGGGCGTGCGAACTCGCACGAGAGGCGGGCGATCACTGTTTGGCGCTGCTCATGGCTCAGTTACGCAGCGGGATGCCTACGAAAACGTTGATAAAGCAGCAAATCGCGTTGTGGCAAGACTCTGGCGTCGACGAGAACATATCGACCGACCGGTTGAAACTGTTTGCATTGGTGGCGGGCGAACCGCTAATATCCAGTAAACACGGTCTCATCAATGTTTGCGAGAATCTCGATTGGAAGAGGGCATTGGCCGTCCATCTATG GTATCTTTCGTCACCGGTCGCATCCATCAGAGACATATTAGAGCTTTACGAGGCCTCGTTCGACGCGACCAAAACAACGGACGCCTACGCGGCAGCACCTATACCCGAATACAGAGGAGCGGTCGATTACGAGCTGGAAGCGAACAACGGGCAATCGATATACGATCTGTGTTATCATCTGTTGAAGTTGTTCTGTATCGGCAATCATACGTTGGGGAATCTTTTGAATCCCGCTACCCATACCGCTGACCCATTAGATTACAGACTCAG TTGGCTGATGCAACAAGTACTTTTAGCGTTGGGCTACTCGCACTTGGCGGAACATGTTGCCGCGTTGACTCATATCAATTTTGCCACGCAACTGGAAGCGTATGGACTTTGGCACTGGGCCATATTTGTGATGTTACATTTAAAAGACACCGGGAAAAGGAAAGCCGCGGTGAAAAATTTATTGCAACGACACGTTGAAATAGACCATATCCGTGATTACATCGAACGAGAAACGTTTTTGCGGGAAGAGCTCGGTATACCCTCCGTTTGGATTCACGAAGCCAAAGCTGTGAAAAGTTACGTAGCCAAAAG GTACGGAGAAGCCGCGTCGTATTTCATTCAAGCGGAACAGTGGAACACTGCGCACGAAATTATTATCGAACATCTTGCCGCGGATGCTATAATAAACG AGAATTACGAGTATCTACGCGAGCTGTTGAGTCCATTGATTCCTTCGGAATGTAGCAGCACCATAAGTGGATGGTCGTATCAAGGGGAATTGCTTTGGGACTACATGGAGATCGCTATGGATATCGAATCATTGTTGCGCGGGGCCGATCCTCGCGAAATAAGTTACAAATTGGAGCTGCTGAAGCCACGATTAACGTGTCTTTGCTTAAAGATTAACCAATTCCCCTGTCCGACCGCGAAGCACAG ACTCTGTCAAGCGGAAATCGCGAAAAGAACGTTGCACCTGGGCAAAAGTTTATTACAGGCAAACGAAAATAGATCTACCGTAATTCTTCAGCTGGTCTCGCAGTTGCCGTTACCCGAAGACTACGCTCAACAGGAACTTCGTCCCATCGTTATTATGCGGGTAAACGAGATTATATCTCAGGCAGTATAG
- the Nup98-96 gene encoding nuclear pore complex protein Nup98-96 isoform X4, translating into MPSMFGQSGNTSFSGFNTAQQTSPFGQSAFGKPIATTSFGSGATPVFGSSNTSLFSSKPSGSTAGGLFSNTTTPPAFTQPSFGGFGTTNTNTNLFGSQQNASTSLFGANTATSAFGQSNKSAGFSFGATSGTNLFGQPQQTTPQATPFGQSNSTGNTNLFGATPGFGSTNNTNTGVIGTVVKFNPVVTTDSMSKNGISHTISAKHCCIAAMKEYESKSYEELRFEDYSVGRKGPSTGLFGTPAQPSPFVNAGAGTSTATTGFGGMSGGFGTTTQSGTSGLFGKPMTSFGTPSTTTTNSFAFNSTPSTNLFGSNNQAKPFGTAAPTPLFATSNTNQTAGTGFGGLNTAQNTTFGSTFGATQPNQSIGLFNQNKSAFNVPSTSSSTGFTSFGQTPSGNAGTTLFGTKSAGTTGFGTAPTFGVTTASTFGITTGQTSGFSFGSTSAPSAGLGTNTGLTLGSGSTLFGQQKPGSLFGNTGNNTTFNSSSSFGSSTFGTNSNVGTGMGMGLLGAGASNNQAKSSGTVPVHQQILALVSAPFGDSPLLKNLLPASGKTEELLKPANAPSKIMNGVQYKVTADNKSPKIKAKVVTPAQLSKKSMFEGLEEEDPLSEAFQPRPNAKRLVLRPKSMANSIVSSPTENLQATGKNSQSPEKGEGKTNGTDTDTVENRTIEAIDKENHSQDNNRQLANDRRSSSSWLKTSLPRNSTTKHLEEESFDGQRSPHSSLNASPDEMMNNTVTELRPYAGVNSPKQMHTETNNSVDTPVKNSSAADKSCTDAVTRNTDSSQELDDTSFWTLQSPDWKTNAAKVTLKRAGYYTIPPLDKLEDYVCGETCVVPNFTVGRENYGNVYFSDSFDIYGLNLDEIVHFRHKEVIIYPDDEKKPPVGHGLNRKAQVTLDRVWPHDKSLHKPITDPHRLAAMDYEEKLRRVSAKHDTRFLEYRPETGSWVFKVDHFSKYGLSDSDEDDSGNVPTAIDLKRFKLSESFQKKAAATKLKQSYRPEKKISSSSSTVANGASNESKIENTVSPTSDNARILGTDSHKLQLMKASFFDGSDEEMNDICEQESALLVSGQKSSVVRCYIDSFETLDEEQRQKMTYSPILRSNLTIHRTPSTVYEESIFPKTDSKLKPSMDIVTAKSSIYGRQFPDPVVIPVTAILKWHSEVVPLSKSIINKLQSRCVADAGIHMGRMFKPSWGRGLTLLTLSTRGQADGVPLHSSFEQIGSYVGGRIPEDPTSVAIVQRIQILGGSGTDEDRVEIFKYFSAFTLKRSVEGHLKIQLSHRIMDQEGDCPIFLVDTDINKASMALHAHCSLAEEFADQFAADSFAAYVANVWKLCVALWGTLPDVNVLTVNAADHNIVIARREAIGEWFRSVIQRGLDGLEGEKTMISNEERMLDLLSAAELQGACELAREAGDHCLALLMAQLRSGMPTKTLIKQQIALWQDSGVDENISTDRLKLFALVAGEPLISSKHGLINVCENLDWKRALAVHLWYLSSPVASIRDILELYEASFDATKTTDAYAAAPIPEYRGAVDYELEANNGQSIYDLCYHLLKLFCIGNHTLGNLLNPATHTADPLDYRLSWLMQQVLLALGYSHLAEHVAALTHINFATQLEAYGLWHWAIFVMLHLKDTGKRKAAVKNLLQRHVEIDHIRDYIERETFLREELGIPSVWIHEAKAVKSYVAKRYGEAASYFIQAEQWNTAHEIIIEHLAADAIINENYEYLRELLSPLIPSECSSTISGWSYQGELLWDYMEIAMDIESLLRGADPREISYKLELLKPRLTCLCLKINQFPCPTAKHRLCQAEIAKRTLHLGKSLLQANENRSTVILQLVSQLPLPEDYAQQELRPIVIMRVNEIISQAV; encoded by the exons ATGCCAAGCATGTTCGGGCAATCTGGAAATACATCGTTCA GTGGTTTCAATACAGCGCAACAAACGAGTCCATTCGGACAATCCGCGTTTGGCAAACCGATCGCGACAACGAGTTTCGGCAGTGGTGCAACACCAGTTTTTGGTAGCAGTAACACTTCTTTGTTCAGTTCAAAGCCTTCGGGTTCTACCGCGGGTGGTCTGTTCAGTAACACTACGACTCCACCTGCATTTACTCAACCATCTTTTGGAG GTTTCGGGACAACCAATACAAACACCAATTTATTTGGCAGTCAACAAAATGCTAGTACAAGTTTATTCGGAGCAAATACAGCTACCTCGGCATTTGGACAGTCAAACAAATCGGCCGGATTTAGCTTTGGCGCGACATCGGGAACAAATTTATTTGGACAACCTCAACAGACGACTCCGCAGGCTACACCTTTTGGACAAAGTAACAGCACCGGAAATACCAATTTATTCGGTGCAACGCCCG GTTTCGGCAGTACAAACAACACCAACACCGGGGTTATCGGCACAGTTGTTAAATTTAATCCTGTTGTTACTACTGACTCTATGTCGAAGAACGGTATATCTCATACCATATCAGCGAAGCACTGTTGCATAGCGGCAATGAAGGAGTACGAATCGAAATCGTATGAGGAATTACGTTTCGAGGACTATTCTGTGGGACGAAAAG GACCCAGTACAGGACTATTCGGTACACCCGCGCAGCCTTCACCTTTTGTCAATGCAGGGGCAGGTACTAGTACTGCGACGACGG GCTTCGGTGGAATGAGCGGGGGTTTCGGAACCACCACACAATCTGGAACGAGTGGTCTTTTCGGAAAGCCTATGACAAGCTTCGGAACACCATCGACAACAACTACGAATAGCTTCGCGTTCAATTCTACTCCGAGCACAAATTTGTTCGGCAGTAACAATCAGGCGAAACCGTTTGGCA CAGCAGCACCAACGCCACTCTTTGCGACCAGCAATACCAACCAAACTGCTGGTACAGGCTTCGGTGGCCTTAATACAGCTCAGAATACTACGTTTGGATCTACGTTCGGAGCGACACAACCGAATCAG AGTATTGGTTTATTTAATCAGAATAAATCGGCTTTCAATGTGCCGTCCACGTCATCCAGTACCGGGTTCACCAGCTTTGGTCAAACACCATCCGGCAATGCGGGCACAACCTTATTCGGTACTAAATCTGCTGGAACAACAGGTTTCGGAACGGCACCCACTTTTGGTGTGACTACAGCATCGACTTTTGGAATTACAACAG GACAGACGTCTGGATTCTCTTTTGGTTCTACCTCCGCGCCCTCAGCCGGACTGG GTACGAATACGGGTTTGACACTGGGTAGTGGTTCCACTTTGTTTGGACAACAAAAGCCTGGAAGTTTATTCGGTAATACCGGCAACAACACGACATTCAATTCTTCGTCATCGTTCGGATCGTCGACCTTTGGAACTAATTCGAACGTGGGAACTGGCATGGGAATGGGTTTACTCGGTGCCGG CGCGTCGAACAATCAAGCGAAAAGCTCTGGAACCGTGCCGGTACACCAGCAGATTTTAGCACTAGTATCCGCACCATTCGGGGATTCGCCAttattgaaaaatctcttgCCG GCTTCCGGCAAAACCGAAGAGTTATTGAAACCTGCGAATGCCCCTTCTAAAATAATGAATGGCGTACAGTACAAAGTCACGGCGGACAACAAGTCTCCGAAAATCAAAGCTAAAGTAGTTACACCGGCACAATTGTCAAAG aaatcCATGTTCGAAGGCCTCGAAGAGGAGGATCCTCTCTCGGAAGCATTTCAGCCTCGTCCAAATGCAAAGCGTTTAGTATTGCGTCCTAAATCCATGGCGAACTCGATTGTGTCGTCGCCGACTGAAAATTTACAAGCCACCGGAAAGAATTCGCAGTCCCCTGAAAAGGGGGAGGGCAAGACGAATGGAACGGATACGGATACCGTTGAAAATAGAACTATCGAAGCTATAGACAAGGAAAATCATAGTCAAGATAACAACCGGCAGTTGGCGAACGATCGAAGATCATCCTCGTCTTG GTTGAAAACGAGCCTTCCACGGAACTCGACGACCAAACATTTGGAAGAAGAGTCATTCGACGGGCAGCGTTCGCCACATTCGTCGTTGAACGCATCTCCAGACGAAATGATGAATAACACTGTAACCGAATTAAGACCGTATGCCGGCGTTAATTCGCCGAAGCAGATGCACACCGAAACCAATAATTCTGTGGATACGCCGGTAAAGAATTCCTCTGCAGCCGACAAATCCTGTACAGACGCTGTAACTCGGAATACCG ATTCGAGTCAAGAATTGGACGATACTTCCTTTTGGACGTTACAAAGTCCAGATTGGAAAACGAACGCGGCAAAAGTAACGCTGAAACGTGCCGGTTATTACACTATTCCGCCATTGGACAAATTAGAGGATTATGTTTGCGGAGAAACGTGTGTCGTGCCAAATTTTACGGTTGGACGGGAAAATTACGGAAACGTCTATTTTTCTGATTCGTTCGATATTTATGGCCTCAATTTAGATGAAATCG TACATTTTCGACACAAAGAGGTCATCATTTATCCGGATGACGAGAAGAAACCACCAGTCGGACATGGATTAAATCGTAAGGCGCAAGTTACTTTGGACAGAGTGTGGCCGCACGATAAATCTCTGCACAAACCCATCACCGACCCCCACCGACTCGCGGCAATGGATTACGAAGAAAAATTGCGAAGAGTATCCGCGAAACACGATACCAGATTTCTCGAGTATCGCCCTGAGACTGGTTCATGGGTGTTCAAG GTCgaccatttttcaaaatatggCCTGAGCGATTCGGACGAAGACGACAGTGGTAACGTGCCTACCGCCATTGACCTGAAAAGGTTTAAATTGTCCGAGTCGTTCCAAAAAAAGGCGGCTGCGACTAAATTAAAACAGTCGTATCGTCCG GAGAAGAAAattagcagcagcagcagcaccgtTGCCAATGGTGCGAGCAACGAGTCGAAGATTGAGAACACGGTAAGTCCAACGAGCGACAACGCTCGGATCTTGGGTACGGATAGTCATAAATTGCAACTGATGAAGGCCAGTTTCTTCGACGGCAGCGACGAAGAGATGAATGACATCTGCGAACAAG AATCAGCCTTACTCGTTTCTGGTCAAAAAAGTTCCGTCGTACGATGTTACATCGACAGTTTTGAAACTCTGGACGAGGAACAGAGACAGAAAATGACTTACAGTCCAATCTTGCGGTCAAACTTGACGATTCATCGTACTCCATCTACCGTTTACGAAGAGTCGATATTTCCGAAAACAG ATAGTAAATTGAAACCATCGATGGACATCGTCACCGCAAAGTCGTCCATCTACGGTAGACAGTTTCCAGATCCTGTTGTGATTCCGGTAACCGCGATTCTGAAATGGCATTCCGAAGTAGTTCCGTTGTCGAAATCGATTATAAACAAATTGCAGTCCCGCTGTGTTGCCGATGCTG GTATACACATGGGAAGAATGTTTAAACCAAGCTGGGGACGCGGCTTAACGCTGCTGACACTGAGCACGCGAGGACAAGCCGACGGTGTACCGCTACACAGTTCGTTCGAACAGATCGGTTCATACGTGGGCGGTCGTATTCCGGAAGACCCGACGTCTGTCGCAATCGTTCAACGTATACAAATCTTGGGTGGTAGCGGAACCGACGAGGATCgcgttgaaatattcaaa TATTTCTCTGCTTTCACGTTGAAGAGAAGCGTAGAAGGTCATCTAAAGATCCAGCTGTCGCACCGCATCATGGATCAGGAGGGGGATTGTCCAATTTTCCTCGTGGACACGGACATTAACAAAGCGAGCATGGCTTTACACGCGCACTGTAGTTTGGCGGAAGAATTCGCCGACCAGTTTGCCGCCGACAGTTTCGCGGCATACGTAGCCAACGTCTGGAAACTCTGCGTGGCTCTATGGGGAACTCTACCCGATGTAAACGTTCTTACCG TAAACGCGGCTGACCACAATATCGTAATAGCCCGACGGGAAGCCATTGGAGAGTGGTTCAGGAGTGTTATACAGAGGGGATTGGACGGATTAGAAGGAGAGAAAACAATGATCAGCAACGAAGAGAGGATGCTGGATCTGCTGTCTG CTGCCGAACTGCAAGGGGCGTGCGAACTCGCACGAGAGGCGGGCGATCACTGTTTGGCGCTGCTCATGGCTCAGTTACGCAGCGGGATGCCTACGAAAACGTTGATAAAGCAGCAAATCGCGTTGTGGCAAGACTCTGGCGTCGACGAGAACATATCGACCGACCGGTTGAAACTGTTTGCATTGGTGGCGGGCGAACCGCTAATATCCAGTAAACACGGTCTCATCAATGTTTGCGAGAATCTCGATTGGAAGAGGGCATTGGCCGTCCATCTATG GTATCTTTCGTCACCGGTCGCATCCATCAGAGACATATTAGAGCTTTACGAGGCCTCGTTCGACGCGACCAAAACAACGGACGCCTACGCGGCAGCACCTATACCCGAATACAGAGGAGCGGTCGATTACGAGCTGGAAGCGAACAACGGGCAATCGATATACGATCTGTGTTATCATCTGTTGAAGTTGTTCTGTATCGGCAATCATACGTTGGGGAATCTTTTGAATCCCGCTACCCATACCGCTGACCCATTAGATTACAGACTCAG TTGGCTGATGCAACAAGTACTTTTAGCGTTGGGCTACTCGCACTTGGCGGAACATGTTGCCGCGTTGACTCATATCAATTTTGCCACGCAACTGGAAGCGTATGGACTTTGGCACTGGGCCATATTTGTGATGTTACATTTAAAAGACACCGGGAAAAGGAAAGCCGCGGTGAAAAATTTATTGCAACGACACGTTGAAATAGACCATATCCGTGATTACATCGAACGAGAAACGTTTTTGCGGGAAGAGCTCGGTATACCCTCCGTTTGGATTCACGAAGCCAAAGCTGTGAAAAGTTACGTAGCCAAAAG GTACGGAGAAGCCGCGTCGTATTTCATTCAAGCGGAACAGTGGAACACTGCGCACGAAATTATTATCGAACATCTTGCCGCGGATGCTATAATAAACG AGAATTACGAGTATCTACGCGAGCTGTTGAGTCCATTGATTCCTTCGGAATGTAGCAGCACCATAAGTGGATGGTCGTATCAAGGGGAATTGCTTTGGGACTACATGGAGATCGCTATGGATATCGAATCATTGTTGCGCGGGGCCGATCCTCGCGAAATAAGTTACAAATTGGAGCTGCTGAAGCCACGATTAACGTGTCTTTGCTTAAAGATTAACCAATTCCCCTGTCCGACCGCGAAGCACAG ACTCTGTCAAGCGGAAATCGCGAAAAGAACGTTGCACCTGGGCAAAAGTTTATTACAGGCAAACGAAAATAGATCTACCGTAATTCTTCAGCTGGTCTCGCAGTTGCCGTTACCCGAAGACTACGCTCAACAGGAACTTCGTCCCATCGTTATTATGCGGGTAAACGAGATTATATCTCAGGCAGTATAG